One part of the Sorangiineae bacterium MSr11954 genome encodes these proteins:
- a CDS encoding FAD:protein FMN transferase — MGIALFACDRAGTTATPPRSTEAAPGASAAPTSLLAPLTPSASSASSTPAASRAGLEGFTPEKIAGEARAMGTHLAYAAFTTPTVDADATRRAFDAATREIQRLEALMTTWRPDSDLSRVNAAAGQGAVQVDPETMEVVREALHTSQISEGTFDITFESLHGLWKFDEDLDPHPPTNAAIRAKLPLVNYRHVHLDEGARTIALDTRGVRISLGGIAKGYAVDRAAKVLADLGLTSFYVQAGGDLYARGKKPDGSDWSAGIRDPRGPAGEFFALLPLTDHAFSTAGDYERAYLIGKKRYHHIIDPRTGQPATQSRSVTIWAKTAFLADAIDDAVFILGPEKGLKLVESLDGVGAVIIDAKNNLWISKRLEGKLRIIKPPTDGP, encoded by the coding sequence TTGGGCATCGCCCTTTTCGCCTGCGATCGCGCTGGCACGACCGCGACGCCCCCGCGATCGACCGAAGCGGCGCCCGGCGCATCCGCCGCCCCCACCTCGTTGCTGGCGCCCCTGACACCGTCCGCATCTTCCGCATCTTCCACGCCGGCCGCCTCACGCGCGGGGCTGGAAGGCTTTACGCCCGAGAAGATTGCAGGCGAAGCGCGCGCGATGGGAACGCACCTGGCTTACGCCGCCTTCACCACGCCCACCGTGGACGCCGACGCCACGCGGCGCGCGTTCGACGCGGCCACCCGCGAAATTCAGAGGCTCGAGGCGCTGATGACCACGTGGCGACCCGACAGCGATCTGTCGCGCGTCAACGCGGCGGCCGGTCAGGGCGCGGTGCAAGTCGACCCCGAGACGATGGAGGTGGTGCGGGAGGCGCTGCACACCAGCCAAATTTCCGAGGGGACCTTCGACATCACCTTCGAGAGCCTGCACGGGCTTTGGAAATTCGACGAGGACTTGGACCCGCACCCCCCGACGAACGCGGCGATTCGAGCGAAGCTTCCGCTCGTCAACTACCGCCACGTCCACCTCGACGAGGGCGCGCGCACCATCGCCCTCGATACGCGCGGAGTTCGCATCAGCCTGGGCGGCATCGCCAAAGGCTACGCCGTCGACCGGGCGGCCAAGGTGCTCGCCGACCTCGGCCTGACCTCCTTCTACGTCCAAGCAGGGGGTGATCTGTACGCGCGCGGCAAGAAGCCCGACGGGAGCGACTGGTCCGCCGGCATCCGCGATCCACGCGGCCCCGCCGGCGAATTCTTCGCGCTCTTGCCGCTCACCGACCACGCCTTCAGCACGGCCGGCGACTACGAGCGCGCTTACCTCATCGGAAAAAAGCGCTACCACCACATCATCGACCCGCGCACGGGCCAGCCGGCCACCCAATCGCGAAGCGTCACGATTTGGGCGAAAACCGCCTTCCTCGCCGACGCCATCGATGACGCCGTGTTCATCCTCGGCCCCGAAAAGGGACTCAAGCTCGTCGAATCGCTGGATG